The Thermocrinis albus DSM 14484 genome segment GATAGCTCTGGCTCTACTGGATGAAGTGAGAGATCTGGAAAAAGCAGGTATAAAGGTCATCCAGATAGACGAACCTGCCTTCAGAGAAGGTGCACCCATAAAGAGGAGAGACTGGGAGAAGTACTTTGACTGGGCCATCAAAGCCTTTCGTCTCTGTTCTAACGCGCAACCTCAAACCCAGATACACACCCACATGTGTTACTCAGAGTTTAACGAAGTGATAGAGTACATCTACCAGATGGACTTTGATGTCATCTCCATAGAAGCCTCAAGGAGCAAAGGTGAAATAATAGCCGCCTTTGAGAACTTCAAAGGATGGGACAGACAGATAGGGATAGGTGTTTACGACATCCACTCACCCGCCATACCGGAGAAAGAGGAGATAAAACGCATTCTTGAGAGGGCCATGAAGGTCATACCTGTGGAGCTTCTGTGGGTGAACCCCGACTGTGGCCTCAAAACCAGGAACTGGGAAGAGGTTATACCTTCGCTACGCAACATGGTGGATGCTGCTCGTGAACTTAGAACTGAAAAGAATCCAGCCACAACATAACGAGAGAACCTAATAGAAAACCCAAGGTAGCTATCGTATCTCTTCCCGAGGCGTACGCCTCGGGGAATACTTCTTTTACAGTAACGTAAAGCATGGCTCCACCACCGAAGGCAAGACCCCAGGGTAACACTCCATGCCAACTTTCCATAACGTACAGACCCAAAAGGAAAAACAAAGATTCCGCGAGGCCACTCACAACACCCACCAGCATGGGAGACAGGATTCCTCCTGTAAGAACCACAAGAGGCATCGTCACCACCATGCCTTCCGGTATGTCCTGCAAAGCAATGGCGATGGCCATAACCGTGCCATCCTTAAGGGAGTAGGAGGTACTTACACCTACGCTGA includes the following:
- a CDS encoding ZIP family metal transporter, with product MDREILFILALLTGGTTLGSLLAVPLGRFTDMTFSLAFAGGVMLVASFTSLILPALHVGTFLHVTLGICSGFLVMMMIERTVPHQHVVKGQEGIGVRTKKIYLMVLGVLIHNLPEGFSVGVSTSYSLKDGTVMAIAIALQDIPEGMVVTMPLVVLTGGILSPMLVGVVSGLAESLFFLLGLYVMESWHGVLPWGLAFGGGAMLYVTVKEVFPEAYASGRDTIATLGFLLGSLVMLWLDSFQF